A genomic stretch from Myxocyprinus asiaticus isolate MX2 ecotype Aquarium Trade chromosome 24, UBuf_Myxa_2, whole genome shotgun sequence includes:
- the rhoab gene encoding rho-related GTP-binding protein RhoA-B, translated as MAAIRKKLVIVGDGACGKTCLLIVFSKDQFPEVYVPTVFENYVADIEVDSKQVELALWDTAGQEDYDRLRPLSYPDTDVILMCFSIDSPDSLENIPEKWTPEVKHFCPNVPIILVGNKKDLRNDEHTRRELTKMKQEPVKAEEGRDMANRIGAFGYMECSAKTKDGVREVFEMATRAALQARRGKKSNKCLLL; from the exons ATGGCAGCAATTCGCAAGAAGCTGGTAATTGTTGGAGATGGTGCATGTGGTAAAACCTGTTTGCTTATCGTATTCAGCAAAGACCAGTTCCCAGAAGTCTACGTACCCACTGTATTTGAGAACTATGTCGCAGACATCGAAGTTGACAGCAAACAG GTGGAACTCGCTTTGTGGGATACTGCAGGACAGGAGGACTATGATAGGCTCCGCCCCCTTTCGTACCCAGACACTGATGTCATTCTCATGTGCTTCTCTATTGACAGTCCTGACAGTTTAG AGAATATTCCAGAGAAGTGGACACCTGAGGTTAAACACTTTTGTCCCAACGTTCCCATCATACTTGTGGGTAACAAAAAGGATCTGCGGAATGATGAACACACGCGCAGAGAGCTGACTAAGATGAAGCAG GAGCCAGTTAAGGCAGAAGAAGGGAGAGACATGGCCAATCGGATTGGAGCATTTGGCTATATGGAGTGCTCAGCCAAAACAAAAGATGGAGTTCGGGAGGTGTTTGAAATGGCCACTAGAGCGGCGCTGCAGGCACGCAGGGGAAAGAAGAGCAACAAATGCCTTCTGCTGTGA